The Chanodichthys erythropterus isolate Z2021 chromosome 14, ASM2448905v1, whole genome shotgun sequence genome window below encodes:
- the LOC137036119 gene encoding gamma-crystallin M2-like isoform X2 encodes MGKVIFYEDRNFQGRSYECMSDCADMSSYMSRCHSCRVESGCWMMYDHPNYMGNGYFFRRGEYADYMSMFGMSNCIRSCRMIPMYRGSYRMRIYERENFMGQMYEMMDDCDSIMDRYRMSQCQSCHVMDGHWLMYEQPHYRGRMWYFRPGEYRSFSNMGGMRFMSMRRIMDSWY; translated from the exons ATGGGCAAA GTCATCTTCTACGAGGACAGGAACTTCCAGGGTCGCTCTTATGAGTGCATGAGCGACTGTGCTGACATGTCCTCCTACATGAGCCGCTGTCACTCTTGCAGAGTGGAGAGCGGATGCTGGATGATGTATGATCATCCCAACTACATGGGAAATGGGTATTTCTTCAGGAGGGGCGAGTACGCTGATTACATGTCTATGTTTGGAATGAGCAACTGCATCAGGTCCTGCCGTATGATCCCCATG TACAGGGGATCCTACAGAATGAGGATCTACGAGAGGGAGAACTTCATGGGTCAGATGTACGAGATGATGGATGACTGTGACAGCATCATGGACCGTTACCGCATGTCTCAATGCCAGTCCTGTCATGTGATGGACGGCCACTGGCTCATGTATGAGCAGCCCCACTACAGAGGCAGGATGTGGTACTTCAGGCCTGGAGAGTACAGGAGCTTCAGCAACATGGGTGGCATGAGATTCATGAGCATGAGGCGTATCATGGACTCCTGGTACTAG
- the LOC137036121 gene encoding gamma-crystallin M2-like yields MTTSGMSMCRAIFYEDRNFQGRSYECTSDCADMSPYLSRCHSCRVESGCFMMYDRPNYMGNQYFFRRGEYADYMSMFGMNDCIRSCRMIPMHRGAFRMRIYERENFMGQMYEMMDDCDSIMDRYRMSHCQSCHVMDGHWLMYEQPHYRGRMWYFRPGEYRSFSNMGGMRFMSMRRINDSFY; encoded by the exons atgactacATCCGGCATGAGCATGTGCAGG GCCATCTTCTATGAGGACAGGAACTTCCAGGGTCGCTCTTATGAGTGCACGAGCGACTGTGCCGACATGTCCCCCTACCTGAGCCGCTGTCACTCTTGCAGAGTGGAGAGCGGGTGCTTCATGATGTACGATCGTCCCAACTACATGGGAAATCAGTATTTCTTTAGAAGGGGCGAGTATGCTGATTACATGTCTATGTTTGGCATGAACGACTGCATCAGATCTTGCCGTATGATCCCTATG CACAGGGGAGCCTTCAGAATGAGGATCTACGAGAGGGAGAACTTCATGGGTCAGATGTACGAGATGATGGATGACTGTGACAGCATCATGGACCGTTACCGCATGTCTCACTGCCAGTCCTGTCATGTGATGGACGGCCACTGGCTCATGTATGAGCAGCCCCACTACAGAGGCAGGATGTGGTACTTCAGGCCTGGAGAGTACAGGAGCTTCAGCAACATGGGTGGCATGAGATTCATGAGCATGAGGCGCATCAATGATTCCTTCTATTAA
- the crygm2e gene encoding gamma-crystallin M2 isoform X1: MGRVSTKIIFYEDRNFQGRSYECMGDCADMSSYLSRCHSCRIESGCWMMYDRPNYMGNQYFFRRGDYADYMSMFGMNDCIRSCRMIPMHRGSFRMRIYERDNFMGQMYEMMDDCDNIMDRYRMSHCQSCHVMDGHWLMYEQPHYRGRMWYFRPGEYRSFSNMGGMRFMSMKRINDSYF; the protein is encoded by the exons ATGGGCAGGGTAAGTACTA AGATAATCTTCTACGAGGACAGGAACTTCCAGGGTCGCTCTTATGAGTGTATGGGCGACTGTGCTGACATGTCCTCCTACCTGAGCCGCTGTCACTCTTGTAGAATAGAGAGCGGATGCTGGATGATGTATGACCGTCCCAACTACATGGGAAATCAGTATTTCTTCAGGAGGGGTGACTATGCTGACTACATGTCTATGTTTGGCATGAATGACTGTATCAGATCTTGCCGTATGATCCCCATG CACAGAGGATCCTTCAGAATGAGGATTTACGAGAGGGATAACTTCATGGGTCAGATGTACGAGATGATGGATGACTGTGACAACATCATGGACCGTTATCGCATGTCTCACTGCCAGTCCTGTCATGTGATGGACGGCCACTGGCTCATGTATGAGCAGCCCCACTACAGAGGCAGGATGTGGTACTTCAGGCCTGGAGAGTACAGGAGCTTCAGCAACATGGGTGGCATGAGATTCATGAGCATGAAGCGTATCAATGattcttatttttaa
- the crygm2e gene encoding gamma-crystallin M2 isoform X2 — translation MTGKIIFYEDRNFQGRSYECMGDCADMSSYLSRCHSCRIESGCWMMYDRPNYMGNQYFFRRGDYADYMSMFGMNDCIRSCRMIPMHRGSFRMRIYERDNFMGQMYEMMDDCDNIMDRYRMSHCQSCHVMDGHWLMYEQPHYRGRMWYFRPGEYRSFSNMGGMRFMSMKRINDSYF, via the exons atgaccggaaaa ATAATCTTCTACGAGGACAGGAACTTCCAGGGTCGCTCTTATGAGTGTATGGGCGACTGTGCTGACATGTCCTCCTACCTGAGCCGCTGTCACTCTTGTAGAATAGAGAGCGGATGCTGGATGATGTATGACCGTCCCAACTACATGGGAAATCAGTATTTCTTCAGGAGGGGTGACTATGCTGACTACATGTCTATGTTTGGCATGAATGACTGTATCAGATCTTGCCGTATGATCCCCATG CACAGAGGATCCTTCAGAATGAGGATTTACGAGAGGGATAACTTCATGGGTCAGATGTACGAGATGATGGATGACTGTGACAACATCATGGACCGTTATCGCATGTCTCACTGCCAGTCCTGTCATGTGATGGACGGCCACTGGCTCATGTATGAGCAGCCCCACTACAGAGGCAGGATGTGGTACTTCAGGCCTGGAGAGTACAGGAGCTTCAGCAACATGGGTGGCATGAGATTCATGAGCATGAAGCGTATCAATGattcttatttttaa
- the crygm2e gene encoding gamma-crystallin M2 isoform X4 — translation MDKIIFYEDRNFQGRSYECMGDCADMSSYLSRCHSCRIESGCWMMYDRPNYMGNQYFFRRGDYADYMSMFGMNDCIRSCRMIPMHRGSFRMRIYERDNFMGQMYEMMDDCDNIMDRYRMSHCQSCHVMDGHWLMYEQPHYRGRMWYFRPGEYRSFSNMGGMRFMSMKRINDSYF, via the exons atggataaa ATAATCTTCTACGAGGACAGGAACTTCCAGGGTCGCTCTTATGAGTGTATGGGCGACTGTGCTGACATGTCCTCCTACCTGAGCCGCTGTCACTCTTGTAGAATAGAGAGCGGATGCTGGATGATGTATGACCGTCCCAACTACATGGGAAATCAGTATTTCTTCAGGAGGGGTGACTATGCTGACTACATGTCTATGTTTGGCATGAATGACTGTATCAGATCTTGCCGTATGATCCCCATG CACAGAGGATCCTTCAGAATGAGGATTTACGAGAGGGATAACTTCATGGGTCAGATGTACGAGATGATGGATGACTGTGACAACATCATGGACCGTTATCGCATGTCTCACTGCCAGTCCTGTCATGTGATGGACGGCCACTGGCTCATGTATGAGCAGCCCCACTACAGAGGCAGGATGTGGTACTTCAGGCCTGGAGAGTACAGGAGCTTCAGCAACATGGGTGGCATGAGATTCATGAGCATGAAGCGTATCAATGattcttatttttaa
- the crygm2e gene encoding gamma-crystallin M2 isoform X3: protein MGRIIFYEDRNFQGRSYECMGDCADMSSYLSRCHSCRIESGCWMMYDRPNYMGNQYFFRRGDYADYMSMFGMNDCIRSCRMIPMHRGSFRMRIYERDNFMGQMYEMMDDCDNIMDRYRMSHCQSCHVMDGHWLMYEQPHYRGRMWYFRPGEYRSFSNMGGMRFMSMKRINDSYF from the exons ATGGGCAGG ATAATCTTCTACGAGGACAGGAACTTCCAGGGTCGCTCTTATGAGTGTATGGGCGACTGTGCTGACATGTCCTCCTACCTGAGCCGCTGTCACTCTTGTAGAATAGAGAGCGGATGCTGGATGATGTATGACCGTCCCAACTACATGGGAAATCAGTATTTCTTCAGGAGGGGTGACTATGCTGACTACATGTCTATGTTTGGCATGAATGACTGTATCAGATCTTGCCGTATGATCCCCATG CACAGAGGATCCTTCAGAATGAGGATTTACGAGAGGGATAACTTCATGGGTCAGATGTACGAGATGATGGATGACTGTGACAACATCATGGACCGTTATCGCATGTCTCACTGCCAGTCCTGTCATGTGATGGACGGCCACTGGCTCATGTATGAGCAGCCCCACTACAGAGGCAGGATGTGGTACTTCAGGCCTGGAGAGTACAGGAGCTTCAGCAACATGGGTGGCATGAGATTCATGAGCATGAAGCGTATCAATGattcttatttttaa
- the LOC137036119 gene encoding gamma-crystallin M2-like isoform X1 yields MATAELMGENAENTPNQLTQFMNNLQVIFYEDRNFQGRSYECMSDCADMSSYMSRCHSCRVESGCWMMYDHPNYMGNGYFFRRGEYADYMSMFGMSNCIRSCRMIPMYRGSYRMRIYERENFMGQMYEMMDDCDSIMDRYRMSQCQSCHVMDGHWLMYEQPHYRGRMWYFRPGEYRSFSNMGGMRFMSMRRIMDSWY; encoded by the exons atggccaccgcagaactaat gGGAGAAAATGCTGAAAACACTCC CAACCAATTAACACAATTTATGAATAATTTGCAGGTCATCTTCTACGAGGACAGGAACTTCCAGGGTCGCTCTTATGAGTGCATGAGCGACTGTGCTGACATGTCCTCCTACATGAGCCGCTGTCACTCTTGCAGAGTGGAGAGCGGATGCTGGATGATGTATGATCATCCCAACTACATGGGAAATGGGTATTTCTTCAGGAGGGGCGAGTACGCTGATTACATGTCTATGTTTGGAATGAGCAACTGCATCAGGTCCTGCCGTATGATCCCCATG TACAGGGGATCCTACAGAATGAGGATCTACGAGAGGGAGAACTTCATGGGTCAGATGTACGAGATGATGGATGACTGTGACAGCATCATGGACCGTTACCGCATGTCTCAATGCCAGTCCTGTCATGTGATGGACGGCCACTGGCTCATGTATGAGCAGCCCCACTACAGAGGCAGGATGTGGTACTTCAGGCCTGGAGAGTACAGGAGCTTCAGCAACATGGGTGGCATGAGATTCATGAGCATGAGGCGTATCATGGACTCCTGGTACTAG
- the crygm2e gene encoding gamma-crystallin M2 isoform X5 → MSRIIFYEDRNFQGRSYECMGDCADMSSYLSRCHSCRIESGCWMMYDRPNYMGNQYFFRRGDYADYMSMFGMNDCIRSCRMIPMHRGSFRMRIYERDNFMGQMYEMMDDCDNIMDRYRMSHCQSCHVMDGHWLMYEQPHYRGRMWYFRPGEYRSFSNMGGMRFMSMKRINDSYF, encoded by the exons ATGAGCAGA ATAATCTTCTACGAGGACAGGAACTTCCAGGGTCGCTCTTATGAGTGTATGGGCGACTGTGCTGACATGTCCTCCTACCTGAGCCGCTGTCACTCTTGTAGAATAGAGAGCGGATGCTGGATGATGTATGACCGTCCCAACTACATGGGAAATCAGTATTTCTTCAGGAGGGGTGACTATGCTGACTACATGTCTATGTTTGGCATGAATGACTGTATCAGATCTTGCCGTATGATCCCCATG CACAGAGGATCCTTCAGAATGAGGATTTACGAGAGGGATAACTTCATGGGTCAGATGTACGAGATGATGGATGACTGTGACAACATCATGGACCGTTATCGCATGTCTCACTGCCAGTCCTGTCATGTGATGGACGGCCACTGGCTCATGTATGAGCAGCCCCACTACAGAGGCAGGATGTGGTACTTCAGGCCTGGAGAGTACAGGAGCTTCAGCAACATGGGTGGCATGAGATTCATGAGCATGAAGCGTATCAATGattcttatttttaa
- the LOC137035369 gene encoding gamma-crystallin M2-like, with the protein MHGKVIFYEDRNFQGRSYECMSDCADMSSYLSRCHSCRIESGCWMMYDRPNYMGNQYFFRRGEYADYMSMFGMSDCIRSCRSIPMYRGSYRMRIYERENFMGQMYELTDDCDSIMDRYRMSHCQSCHVMDGHWLMYEQPHYRGRMWYFRPGEYRSFSNMGGMRFMSMRRIMDSWY; encoded by the exons ATGCACGGAAAG gTCATCTTCTACGAGGACAGGAACTTCCAGGGTCGCTCTTATGAGTGCATGAGCGACTGTGCTGACATGTCCTCCTACCTGAGCCGCTGTCACTCTTGCAGAATAGAGAGTGGATGCTGGATGATGTATGACCGTCCCAACTACATGGGAAATCAGTATTTCTTCAGAAGGGGCGAGTACGCTGATTACATGTCTATGTTTGGCATGAGTGACTGCATCAGGTCTTGCCGTTCAATCCCTATG TACAGGGGATCCTACAGAATGAGGATCTACGAGAGGGAGAACTTCATGGGTCAGATGTACGAGTTGACAGATGACTGTGACAGCATCATGGACCGTTACCGCATGTCTCACTGCCAGTCCTGTCATGTGATGGACGGCCACTGGCTCATGTATGAGCAGCCCCACTACAGAGGCAGGATGTGGTACTTCAGGCCTGGAGAGTACAGGAGCTTCAGCAATATGGGTGGCATGAGATTCATGAGCATGAGGCGTATCATGGACTCCTGGTATTAA